The Pyrenophora tritici-repentis strain M4 chromosome 2, whole genome shotgun sequence genome window below encodes:
- a CDS encoding ornithine cyclodeaminase, mu-crystallin protein, with protein sequence MPGMTLTVLSHQDVRTLLFQLTKQDILDLQQSLADALHCYSTNTEDDGNDWGGSVGVAGMKMKRKDGGVVSVTPSSSDDRFGVKITSLLNEKMKRLGSSDTDFATSSLESLRLSKDSSSSNTTTTTTSGSQASAASAKSSLTLFSETGTARAFVNTMEITAFRTALASTMLFKKRANVHDVVVFGAGRQAYWHIRLALLLRGEDIHHLNIINRDFEHVHHLLQELYNPHEAPTAFVADPSHVPTYRQAGEDHKEQLARPKIQILTPSHSEYTRLLHATLRSSSVIFLCTQSPVPLFPAATLTNPEGRKKGRYIAAIGSLSPEHTELHPDILRQNVAPEHAHRHFHKHAQQGGAVVVDSLDNCLRDAGELVQARLGPEQVVELGELVMLKRDAEKRRRDCVARSTTMHDEGLDGGGVELGECEFETKTKKKKGLLGLGGDKGKEKKDHESKDKAHKSLIEWLVKGNVIYKSVGLGLMDVVVGNDLVKLADERGIGTRIENF encoded by the coding sequence ATGCCCGGTATGACATTGACAGTGCTCTCTCACCAAGACGTTCGTACACTATTGTTCCAACTTACCAAGCAAGATATCCTTGACTTGCAACAAAGTCTTGCGGATGCGTTGCATTGCTACTCCACAAACACCGAGGATGATGGCAATGATTGGGGTGGGAGTGTAGGAGTAGCTgggatgaagatgaagagaaAAGACGGAGGGGTAGTGTCTGTCACGCCTTCGAGTAGCGACGACAGATTCGGAGTCAAGATAACCAGTCTCTTGAATGAGAAAATGAAGCGTTTGGGGTCCTCAGATACAGACTTTGCAACTTCATCGCTGGAATCTCTTAGGCTTTCAAAAGACTCTTCGTCGTCAAACACCACCACGACCACCACTTCCGGGTCTCAGGCCTCCGCAGCATCAGCAAAAAGTAGCCTTACCCTGTTCTCGGAAACCGGTACTGCCCGCGCCTTTGTCAATACCATGGAAATAACCGCCTTCCGCACCGCCCTGGCAAGCACAATGCTCTTTAAGAAACGCGCAAACGTCCACGAcgtcgtcgtcttcgggGCCGGCAGACAAGCCTACTGGCACATACGACTCGCGCTCCTCCTCCGAGGCGAAGACATCCACCACCTAAACATCATAAACCGCGATTTCGAGCACGTACACCACTTACTACAGGAACTGTACAATCCACACGAAGCACCCACGGCGTTCGTTGCGGACCCTTCACATGTACCTACGTATCGCCAGGCAGGAGAAGACCATAAAGAGCAACTTGCCCGTCCAAAGATACAAATCCTGACGCCCTCGCATAGCGAGTACACGCGTCTCTTGCATGCTACGCTCCGCTCTTCCAGCGTGATATTCCTCTGCACACAGAGCCCAGTGCCTCTCTTCCCTGCCGCGACCCTCACTAACCCTGAAGGCCGCAAAAAGGGTCGCTACATCGCTGCCATCGGCTCCCTGTCGCCAGAACACACTGAACTACACCCAGATATCCTGCGCCAAAACGTTGCACCCGAGCACGCACATCGCCACTTTCACAAGCACGCGCAACAGGGCGGTGCTGTTGTGGTGGATAGTCTGGATAACTGTCTCAGGGATGCTGGGGAGCTGGTACAGGCGCGCTTGGGACCGGAGCAAGTTGTTGAGCTGGGCGAGCTGGTTATGTTGAAGAGGGATGCGGAGAAGAGGCGGAGGGACTGCGTGGCGAGGAGTACGACGATGCATGATGAGGGTTTGGATGGCGGGGGTGTGGAGCTGGGTGAGTGTGAGTTCGAGAccaagacgaagaagaagaagggctTGTTGGGGCTAGGCGGCGACAAGGGCAAGGAGAAGAAAGATCATGAGAGTAAGGATAAGGCGCATAAGAGTTTGATTGAGTGGCTGGTTAAGGGCAACGTCATCTATAAGAGCGTGGGTCTGGGGCTTATGGATGTTGTGGTGGGGAATGATCTGGTCAAATTGGCTGATGAGCGAGGCATTGGAACGAGGATCGAAAACTTTTAG
- a CDS encoding UppS, Undecaprenyl pyrophosphate synthase encodes MGSLHDSRIHKWFATSPPVAWTVRQLRELLIGSLKQGPVPQHVAFVMDGNRRFARNHHIETVEGHNLGFESLARILEVCYKTGVKVVTIYAFSIENFKRSKHEVDALMSMAKVKLQQLAEHGALLDRYGASVRVLGQRELISPDVLMAVDKAVAMTAHNKKAVLNVCFPYTSRHEITTAVMKTVETYSTPIHNLTTPSKRTFSESHITQHIRKQMLEEDTEGGAEQPESRSASPSSKEPTGADDSRSSSTSTVINPSEKDDAQNGPTFLDPESISAQTLNDNMMTADAPPLDLLVRTSGVERLSDFMLWQAHENTSIVFLKCLWPEFDLWQFLPVLVEWQWQQKKLQEEQQRVRGRSKVE; translated from the exons ATGGGCTCCCTCCACGACTCCCGCATACACAAGTGGTTCGCGACATCGCCTCCAGTCGCATGGACAGTCAGACAGTTGCGGGAGCTCCTCATTGGGTCTCTCAAACAAGGTCCAGTTCCACAGCATGTCGCCTTTGTCATGGATGGAAACCGACGCTTTGCGCGCAACCACCACATTGAGACTGTAGAAGGGCACAATCTAGGCTTCGAGTCGTTGGCACGA ATCCTCGAAGTCTGCTACAAGACTGGTGTCAAGGTTGTGACTATCTATGCCTTTAGCATTGAGAACTTTAAGCGTTCAAAGCATGAAGTGGATGCACTCATGTCCATGGCCAAGGTCAAGCTGCAGCAGCTGGCCGAGCATGGAGCGTTACTGGACCGCTACGGCGCATCTGTCCGCGTCCTGGGCCAGCGTGAGCTCATCAGCCCGGATGTCCTGATGGCCGTCGACAAGGCAGTTGCCATGACTGCGCACAACAAGAA GGCCGTATTGAATGTCTGCTTCCCATATACCTCGCGGCACGAAATCACAACGGCAGTTATGAAGACGGTGGAGACATACAGCACGCCCATTCATAACCTCACCACCCCCTCGAAACGCACTTTTTCCGAATCACATATCACACAACACATTAGGAAGCAAATGCTGGAGGAGGACACGGAAGGTGGGGCGGAGCAGCCTGAGTCGCGGTCGGCGTCGCCATCGTCCAAAGAACCGACTGGAGCCGACGACAGCAGATCCTCGTCAACTTCAACCGTCATCAACCCGTCAGAGAAGGACGATGCGCAAAACGGGCCCACGTTCCTAGACCCGGAGTCAATTAGCGCCCAGACACTGAACGATAACATGATGACAGCCGACGCCCCACCTCTCGACTTGCTAGTCCGTACTTCAGGCGTCGAGCGACTGAGCGACTTTATGCTCTGGCAAGCTCACGAGAACACCTCCATTGTATTCCTCAAGTGTCTCTGGCCCGAGTTCGACCTGTGGCAGTTCTTGCCTGTATTAGTTGAGTGGCAGTGGCAGCAGAAGAAGCTGCAAGAGGAGCAACAGCGAGTTCGTGGGCGTTCCAAGGTAGAATAG
- a CDS encoding DUF3437 domain containing protein, translated as MAVSERISQLMGALDTGSGPDTSRATSPGGDWRQANGGINGSDDRRRPRTFPYFEYLPYQTEDQSDREESLNTCLKHLYIAVSAGDFAPGAVHWTREIRGWLSLKFDLPRSTRVKLVNLYYELALAPGLDYLVAERFASMFMVLTKRKHYLRPGKDLILDWRPLYRELKMFVLPSESGGSHPPNVKRNIRTLTKMCTFAQLYFDPKEIPAIFEELLPFFSTSFSENAFVVVGLLNLLLPTHPAPEDMSQLLPQEYLPTFFHLWSLVNRSRLFDAHYIDTLSRLARDNLPAPHVPFSQYGVFTGEQSSQIFTAILRLLEIPVGQATSPYSSSVDLGAGLAVMLDRDPRKHPSTHHIARIIAMSLSPACAEHPDSILTKLEGLIQAVETFFHPSNSGSWTRPLAQFVYYLADIFVLRWNREHSGEVDVPEDRQLNDAVKRRFVLCLREVTFMGIFSKSDKAVQYALSTLQSLAHLEPSLILPGALQRIYPAMQGLVEVHRTISSIRALHMLSKVMAKTKGFRCHVTSVLGLALPGIDANDLEKTVHTLQYIQGVCYLIPFQDLTKAKKASIEATSRDGATTPMEDAGGNTGLAVEWITAQVERLESANGNIEIDYSKELSDEDEAMILRSSTTGLNEFLITFLGRVFTLLENLPDASRVRSGSPEEYVVNQLPAAFTPLLAALSPELYDVALDKIANFITNHVVHQARDAIAFICNSLVKINPEKALKRLLPHLFAGIRTEIEEIGAGSTRTTGAEVLPRDRALVWNLCILSMCVVHVGDAVLEWKDELFEIAEYMQQRCRGTPTVHVSNFIHHLLLNLTCTYTIDYSIYEDDELEEGLSTESWGRQVDVKKLTIKWHTPNSEEIDFAVKLFETHANNSMKALKALTQPDSPIKREGTGKDWSDEVSRNLVLLRLIISGISVLFDVRHDQVIDGNESDSDSNSDAMDTEGIDDDAGLGEAEDEEVKPTFQYEAGYPLRRGDATYNLIHDLRRKVGEMLHNVHQFLIAKQPDDVPCFNSLYNAYRSWFIDVGIERSAHVLDRISRLLENDERPFRFSGLRKQYPRPLLVRRANVYHLQRLRHNANPRPKTDLDMVLLLDLAESSISLYTEIRRTAQTANESAVKCVLGARPLVVPSLLDAFVKAVAESDYPRIKGAMFALLFGSLAKTISRDWRFTPKLIKAFIEVTGADKPSVQKLATNATFQVMDMGKAMERMVILPKEVVEAIAYAIDSSEGDSVHAKVNKRRDYIKKKRARIEGKKAELSKELVEIANTEHWKKVSRTAAIIVNLGMRYDTIASDEMIDLVAKGSIDQHPSLRGLYAGALIGLYSVIQTRAITGHNYEKYLLSEEDLPDKITVETKPEDPNWTAEYLAAFAQPEAKYYVDFDYPGWLVWNKTMTAFKPNAPQLSYDEVENGVRQKIAKHLTRSWFSNYFAFMKQEPRDNSADRFRMSSAMVLTHSFDLVFAGLTETTFEDIKDLTQSVYADGSDKHQHRATSEIMAALLSCAPDLKADQREAVWEYVFPIVRGIFQDGLTPENSGYWTTFLHVVLQSKDPRRGWPLVDWLSSFRLDMDSNAAFKESSKVHLLTQCICDAGWHFRLEKPILEDFMKHLDHPYKGVREAMGQTIASIFRTRYHESYKDVNTLIKAQKDASSIGVRPYQPTEEFSKTITEVFDRLEVWRHERPAGQQTPSSYTSGGKTVLLWLDSTLSSYECTSLVKFFPDVFMEQLLHMMDIKEDPELQSLAYHVFRHLPNIPHREGEDSEFIAALIRIGRNATSWHQRLRILINIQVIYFRRLFLMSEKQQQSMFDCVSAMLSDVQLEVRMGAATTLSGMIRCSPVALRDRQVSTLKERFTKQLTKNPLPKKRTPGTPTTEQGKLVLTRHAAVLGLGALVQAFPYQSPPPTWLPDVLATLARKAAADPGMVGKSVKTVLADFKKTRQDTWHVDVKAFELEQLEDLEGVLWKSYFA; from the exons ATGGCAGTCAGCGAGCGGATATCGCAGCTCATGGGCGCTCTTGATACTGGCTCAGGTCCAGATACATCTCGTGCCACCTCTCCAGGCGGCGACTGGCGACAGGCCAACGGTGGCATCAATGGCTCAGACGACAGACGCCGCCCACGGACTTTCCCCTATTTCGAATACCTGCCTTACCAGACAGAAGACCAGAGCGATCGCGAAGAGAGTCTGAACACATGTCTGAAGCACCTCTACATCGCCGTGTCCGCGGGAGACTTTGCGCCGGGCGCAGTGCACTGGACACGCGAGATCCGGGGATGGTTGTCACTCAAGTTCGACCTCCCTCGGAGCACGCGAGTAAAGCTAGTGAACCTGTACTATGAGCTTGCACTCGCTCCAGGGCTGGACTACCTGGTGGCAGAGCGCTTTGCGAGCATGTTCATGGTCTTGACCAA GCGTAAACACTACTTGCGACCCGGAAAAGACCTAATCCTCGATTGGCGACCGCTATACAGGGAACTGAAGATGTTCGTTCTGCCATCGGAATCAGGGGGCTCACATCCGCCTAACGTGAAGCGTAACATTCGCACTCTGACCAAGATGTGCACCTTCGCACAGCTCTACTTCGATCCCAAAGAGATACCCGCCATATTTGAGGAGCTCCTGCCTTTCTTCAGTACATCCTTCAGCGAGAATGCCTTCGTCGTTGTGGGCTTGCTGAACTTGCTGCTTCCCACCCATCCAGCCCCGGAGGACATGAGCCAGCTGCTCCCGCAGGAATATCTCCCCACATTCTTCCATCTTTGGTCACTTGTGAATCGATCGCGGTTGTTTGATGCCCACTACATTGATACACTGTCACGGCTTGCCAGGGACAATTTGCCAGCCCCGCATGTGCCTTTCTCACAATATGGTGTCTTCACAGGGGAGCAGTCGTCACAAATCTTTACAGCGATCTTGCGACTGCTCGAAATTCCGGTTGGTCAGGCGACCTCGCCGTACAGCAGTTCAGTGGACCTCGGTGCCGGTCTGGCCGTCATGCTTGATCGTGACCCACGCAAGCACCCTTCAACCCATCACATCGCCCGCATCATTGCCATGTCTCTTTCTCCCGCATGCGCAGAGCATCCAGATTCCATCCTGACAAAACTCGAGGGTTTGATACAGGCTGTGGAGACTTTCTTCCATCCATCGAATTCTGGTTCCTGGACTAGGCCGCTCGCTCAGTTTGTATACTACTTGGCGGATATATTCGTGCTGCGTTGGAACCGAGAGCACAGTGGCGAGGTGGATGTGCCAGAAGACCGACAGCTCAATGACGCGGTGAAGCGACGATTCGTGCTCTGTCTGCGGGAGGTCACGTTCATGGGCATCTTCTCCAAGAGCGACAAAGCCGTGCAATACGCCCTGTCTACCCTACAGAGCTTGGCGCATCTAGAGCCCAGCCTGATCCTCCCCGGTGCGTTACAGCGAATATACCCCGCGATGCAGGGGCTTGTTGAGGTACATCGCACCATCTCGTCAATCCGTGCACTACACATGCTCTCCAAAGTTATGGCCAAGACAAAGGGCTTCCGGTGTCACGTCACATCGGTACTCGGCCTTGCACTACCTGGTATCGATGCCAATGACCTGGAAAAGACCGTGCACACGTTGCAGTACATCCAAGGCGTGTGCTACCTCATCCCATTTCAAGATCTTACAAAGGCGAAGAAGGCGTCAATCGAGGCAACTTCCAGAGATGGAGCAACCACGCCAATGGAGGATGCAGGCGGTAACACTGGTCTTGCTGTGGAATGGATCACAGCGCAAGTCGAGCGACTGGAGAGCGCCAACGGCAACATTGAGATCGACTACAGCAAAGAGCTTAGTGACGAAGACGAAGCTATGATTTTGCGGTCATCCACAACTGGGCTTAACGAATTTCTCATTACATTCCTTGGTCGTGTCTTCACGCTCTTGGAGAATTTGCCAGATGCCTCTAGAGTTCGGAGTGGCTCACCTGAAGAATATGTGGTTAACCAGCTTCCCGCTGCCTTCACACCGCTGCTGGCTGCACTCTCGCCTGAGCTGTATGACGTTGCGCTAGACAAGATTGCAAACTTCATCACGAACCATGTTGTTCACCAAGCCCGAGACGCGATTGCGTTCATCTGCAACAGTCTTGTTAAAATCAACCCCGAGAAAGCCCTGAAGCGACTATTACCTCATCTCTTTGCAGGTATCCGTACTGAGATTGAAGAGATCGGTGCTGGCTCCACGCGAACAACAGGCGCTGAAGTCCTCCCTCGTGATCGGGCACTTGTCTGGAATCTGTGTATTCTTAGCATGTGCGTCGTCCATGTCGGTGATGCAGTCCTTGAATGGAAGGACGAGCTGTTTGAGATTGCAGAATACATGCAACAGCGCTGCCGAGGCACGCCCACTGTCCATGTTTCCAACTTCATTCATCATTTGCTGCTCAATCTGACATGTACCTACACCATCGACTATTCCATCTATGAAGACGATGAACTCGAAGAGGGCTTGTCAACTGAGTCATGGGGTAGGCAAGTAGATGTAAAGAAGTTGACAATCAAATGGCACACTCCCAACTCAGAGGAGATTGACTTCGCTGTCAAGCTCTTTGAGACACATGCCAACAACTCAATGAAGGCACTCAAAGCCCTCACGCAGCCTGACTCGCCGATTAAGCGCGAAGGCACTGGCAAAGATTGGTCAGACGAGGTGTCACGAAACCTGGTTCTGTTGCGATTGATTATATCCGGTATCTCAGTCTTATTTGATGTTCGGCACGATCAAGTCATCGATGGCAACGAGTCTGATAGCGACTCCAACTCAGACGCAATGGATACAGAAGGCATAGATGACGACGCCGGTCTGGGAGAGGCTGAAGACGAAGAGGTCAAACCCACATTCCAGTATGAAGCTGGTTACCCACTACGTCGCGGGGATGCCACATACAACCTTATCCACGATCTGCGGAGAAAGGTCGGTGAGATGTTGCACAACGTGCATCAGTTCCTAATCGCGAAACAACCCGATGATGTTCCTTGCTTCAACTCACTGTACAACGCTTATCGCTCCTGGTTCATCGATGTCGGTATCGAGCGATCAGCTCATGTACTCGACAGAATATCAAGACTATTGGAGAACGATGAGCGACCTTTCAGGTTCAGTGGACTGCGTAAGCAATACCCGCGACCTCTACTAGTCCGACGCGCAAATGTTTATCATTTGCAACGACTACGGCACAACGCGAACCCACGACCCAAGACTGATCTTGACATGGTCCTGCTGCTTGATCTCGCCGAATCCAGTATATCCCTTTACACGGAGATCCGACGCACTGCGCAAACAGCAAATGAGTCCGCGGTCAAGTGTGTGCTTGGCGCTAGACCCCTCGTCGTTCCATCTCTCCTCGACGCATTTGTCAAGGCTGTAGCTGAGAGTGACTATCCTCGTATCAAGGGTGCCATGTTCGCGCTGTTGTTCGGTAGCTTGGCAAAGACAATAAGTCGCGATTGGCGCTTCACACCTAAGCTGATCAAGGCTTTCATTGAGGTCACGGGTGCCGATAAGCCTTCAGTGCAGAAGCTTGCAACAAACGCCACATTCCAGGTCATGGATATGGGGAAAGCAATGGAGCGCATGGTCATCTTGCCAAAGGAAGTCGTAGAAGCTATTGCATATGCCATTGACTCTAGCGAAGGTGATAGTGTACACGCCAAAGTCAACAAGCGACGGGACTACATCAAGAAGAAACGTGCTCGCATAGAAGGCAAGAAGGCGGAGTTGTCCAAAGAACTGGTCGAGATTGCCAACACAGAGCACTGGAAAAAGGTCAGCCGTACTGCCGCCATCATCGTCAACCTAGGCATGCGTTACGACACCATTGCTTCGGATGAGATGATCGATCTCGTTGCGAAAGGATCTATCGACCAACACCCTAGTCTCCGAGGCTTGTATGCCGGCGCCCTCATTGGCCTCTACTCCGTCATTCAAACCCGCGCAATTACCGGACACAACTACGAGAAGTACCTGCTGAGCGAAGAAGATCTGCCAGACAAGATCACCGTGGAAACCAAGCCTGAAGATCCAAACTGGACTGCAGAATACCTCGCAGCATTTGCCCAGCCCGAGGCCAAGTATTACGTCGACTTTGATTATCCAGGATGGCTCGTATGGAACAAGACTATGACTGCATTCAAGCCCAATGCACCACAGTTGTCGTACGATGAGGTCGAGAACGGCGTCCGTCAGAAGATTGCGAAGCATCTCACCCGCTCCTGGTTCTCAAACTACTTTGCTTTCATGAAGCAGGAGCCGCGCGATAACAGTGCCGATCGGTTCCGCATGTCAAGTGCAATGGTGCTGACCCATTCGTTCGATCTCGTCTTTGCCGGTTTGACAGAAACCACTTTTGAAGACATCAAAGACCTGACCCAATCTGTATACGCTGACGGGAGCGATAAGCACCAACATCGCGCGACTTCTGAGATTATGGCTGCGTTGCTATCGTGCGCACCGGACCTCAAGGCTGATCAGCGTGAAGCGGTATGGGAGTATGTCTTCCCAATCGTCCGTGGCATATTCCAAGATGGTTTGACACCCGAAAACTCTGGCTACTGGACTACCTTCCTGCACGTCGTATTGCAATCGAAGGATCCACGACGAGGATGGCCGTTGGTCGACTGGCTGTCTAGTTTCCGCCTTGACATGGACTCTAATGCGGCCTTCAAGGAGAGCTCCAAGGTCCATCTGCTGACACAGTGCATCTGCGATGCAGGCTGGCATTTCCGCCTAGAGAAGCCGATTTTGGAAGATTTCATGAAGCACCTTGATCATCCGTACAAGGGCGTACGTGAGGCTATGGGTCAAACGATCGCTAGTATTTTCAGGACTCGTTATCATGAATCGTACAAGGACGTCAATACGCTCATCAAGGCACAGAAAGATGCTTCGTCGATCGGTGTCAGGCCATACCAGCCAACAGAGGAGTTCAGCAAGACCATTACTGAAGTCTTTGATCGTCTTGAGGTATGGCGCCACGAACGTCCTGCAGGACAACAGACTCCGTCATCATACACATCAGGTGGCAAGACCGTCCTTCTTTGGCTCGACTCTACGCTCTCTTCATACGAGTGCACATCGCTCGTCAAATTCTTCCCAGATGTCTTTATGGAGCAGCTACTGCACATGATGGATATCAAAGAAGATCCTGAGCTGCAATCACTCGCATACCACGTCTTCCGTCATCTACCTAACATTCCGCATCGCGAAGGCGAGGACTCGGAATTTATTGCAGCCCTCATTCGCATCGGACGGAACGCGACCAGCTGGCATCAACGTCTCAGGATTCTAATCAACATCCAAGTCATCTACTTCCGCCGGCTGTTCCTCATGAGTGAGAAGCAGCAACAGAGTATGTTCGACTGCGTTTCTGCCATGCTTTCAGACGTGCAACTCGAGGTCCGCATGGGCGCTGCAACTACGCTATCAGGAATGATTCGCTGCTCGCCTGTCGCGCTCCGCGACCGTCAAGTCTCAACACTCAAGGAGCGCTTCACCAAGCAACTGACCAAGAACCCGCTCCCCAAGAAGCGTACCCCTGGCACTCCTACCACAGAACAAGGCAAGCTTGTCCTCACACGCCACGCTGCTGTGCTGGGTCTCGGTGCATTGGTCCAGGCTTTCCCTTACCAGAGCCCCCCACCGACATGGTTACCGGATGTACTGGCTACACTAGCGAGAAAGGCAGCAGCTGATCCAGGAATGGTGGGCAAGAGTGTCAAGACTGTTCTTGCAGACTTCAAGAAGACGCGGCAGGATACATGGCATGTTGATGTCAAG GCATTCGAGCTGGAGCAGCTGGAGGACCTGGAAGGTGTTCTCTGGAAGAGTTATTTCGCTTAG
- a CDS encoding DNA replication complex GINS protein psf3, giving the protein MGSYYDVDAILTDAQKVPCTFELTVPGLGYLEGNMSGDIKHGSKVELPLWLGEMLALSQSLNTSSLVTIDPPFALSPRVLNALKADPRTVDLRALAPHFYNLGARILELFEEEEMIEVLSDTFKARAALIADQAHNPRGALGEGADFMRGLDENERQLFRAAHDSAKGVRTWMTDLKKK; this is encoded by the exons ATGGGCTCGTACTATGATGTGGATGCTATCCTTACGGATGCTCAAAAGGTACCTTGTACCTTTGAGCTTACCGTTCCTGGTCTCGGCTATCTCGAAGGCAACATGAGCGGCGACATAAAGCATGGCTCAAAAGTCGAACTTCCACTATGGCTTGGTGAGATGCTTGCACTCAG CCAGAGTCTGAATACATCCTCCCTTGTGACAATCGACCCACCCTTCGCCCTGTCTCCACGCGTTTTGAACGCCCTCAAAGCTGACCCGCGAACTGTCGATTTGCGAGCCCTCGCGCCACACTTCTACAATCTCGGTGCGCGTATCTTGGAGCTCTTTGAAGAGGAAGAGATGATCGAGGTGCTGAGTGAT ACGTTCAAAGCCAGGGCAGCCCTCATAGCCGATCAAGCTCACAACCCACGGGGTGCGCTAGGCGAAGGCGCTGACTTTATGCGAGGCCTAGACGAGAACGAGCGCCAGT TATTCCGAGCTGCCCACGATAGCGCAAAGGGCGTACGGACCTGGATGACGGACCTGAAGAAGAAGTGA
- a CDS encoding Atrophin-1 domain containing protein has translation MAEEAPRNVTELAGQLVEGFAALSGEYQALFAQHRQLESKLSWAKQQYLDLLKHFTPDTLPQDHLTFLQDLERVGDDQARMPLNLVEQLAHSDDVERKSRALVIQKAEEAAAQLRAPENSASVKIWSGPSADELAPLPEIHTNRATSPLEKDFTVAGTPSKLACPFAAGGGRGSPLATPRSSTSRLSLRGRRSKRPSFADPIRAEICTSDPASVTASVAVSGSAAVCPIRFLDQHNPEEVAKYFEKHKHELPRSHEVCITRFQSNQESIEQLDRKYGNLVNMIQGLGQKHQAWLPEDPDDAIEEEPEAELDLSVNLKADDKVQNWASAVSASLHDGTPPPEEGSEEHAHAEDETRTAHFDRPLKEVRVGESPSRPWGISIPAKYTNADSSSSVGSVPTASPQLPLNTDRPIGETPQRVGKCPIDHGAMGQMPEQHHDPPSAPTPQSQHGFATTAMPPSEPPPQPPLPEKPKETGGHTMIPQMVFNGPVFLGYPPDQLAIILQNSNLGSAMR, from the exons ATGGCTGAAGAGGCTCCGCGCAACGTCACAGAGCTTGCTGGGCAGCTTGTCGAAGGGTTTGCTGCTTTGAGTGGAGAATACCAGGCTCTGTTCGCTCAACATAGGCAGCTGGAAAGCAAGCTCTCGTGGGCCAAGCAACAG TACCTTGATCTCCTCAAGCATTTCACACCTGATACGCTTCCGCAAGATCATCTTACCTTCCTGCAGGATCTAGAGCGGGTTGGAGATGATCAAGCACGCATGCCGTTGAACTTGGTGGAACAATTAGCACATAGCGATGATGTAGAGCGCAAGAGTCGGGCATTGGTGATACAGAAAGCGGAGGAGGCTGCTGCCCAGCTGCGTGCCCCTGAAAATTCTGCAAGCGTAAAGATATGGAGTGGCCCGTCAGCAGACGAGCTTGCTCCACTACCTGAGATACACACCAATAGAGCCACTTCACCACTTGAAAAAGATTTTACGGTCGCTGGAACTCCCAGTAAGCTTGCCTGTCCTTTTGCTGCTGGAGGTGGCAGAGGCAGCCCGCTTGCTACACCGCGAAGCTCGACTTCCCGACTAAGTCTGCGTGGCCGTCGATCAAAACGACCGTCCTTTGCCGATCCCATCCGTGCCGAAATATGCACCAGTGACCCTGCCTCGGTGACCGCCTCAGTAGCCGTATCTGGTTCCGCTGCCGTCTGTCCCATACGATTCCTCGATCAACATAACCCAGAGGAGGTTGCAAAATACTTTGAGAAACACAAGCATGAGCTACCCAGAAGCCATGAGGTCTGCATCACACGCTTCCAGAGCAATCAAGAGAGCATTGAACAGCTGGACCGCAAATACGGCAATTTGGTCAACATGATCCAAGGGTTGGGGCAGAAGCACCAGGCGTGGTTACCCGAGGATCCTGACGACGCAATAGAGGAAGAGCCCGAGGCCGAGCTCGACCTGAGCGTCAACCTCAAGGCAGATGACAAAGTTCAGAACTGGGCGTCTGCCGTGTCGGCCAGTCTTCACGATGGCACTCCGCCGCCAGAGGAAGGATCAGAGGAGCATGCACATGCTGAGGATGAAACTAGGACAGCGCACTTTGACCGGCCTCTCAAGGAAGTCCGCGTCGGGGAGTCGCCAAGTCGACCCTGGGGCATTTCAATACCAGCAAAGTACACAAACGCAGACAGCTCTTCTTCAGTGGGCTCCGTGCCTACCGCGTCACCGCAACTGCCACTCAATACTGACCGACCGATCGGAGAGACGCCTCAAAGGGTTGGCAAATGTCCCATCGACCATGGCGCAATGGGCCAGATGCCCGAACAACATCACGATCCACCGTCTGCTCCAACGCCGCAGTCGCAACATGGATTTGCGACGACTGCTATGCCACCTTCAGAACCCCCACCTCAGCCCCCGCTGCCGGAAAAGCCAAAAGAGACAGGAGGCCATACGATGATTCCACAAATGGTCTTCAACGGACCTGTGTTCCTAGGATATCCTCCAGATCAACTGGCTATAATCCTGCAGAACAGTAACCTTGGCTCGGCGATGCGGTAA